From Methylococcus capsulatus:
TTCGTCCGGACAGTGTGCGGACCCTCGTCGATTTCGTCCACCTGCCGCTCACCGACAAGCCCTCCTACATGCAGGCCTATCCTCTGCCCGAGCGCTGCTGGGGCGGCCGCCTGGCGGCCTGCGACAGGATCGCGGTGTCTTCCGGTTCCACCGGCAAGCCGACCTTCTGGCCGAGGGCTTTACACCATGAGCTCGACATCGCCTTGCGCTTCGAACAGGTGTTCCGTGATGCCTTCCAGGCCCACGCCCGCAGTACTCTGGCGGTCGTGTGTTTCGCCCTGGGGAACTGGGTCGGCGGCATTTACACCACCTCTTGCCTGTGGCATCTCGCCCGTAAAGGGTATCCGATTACGGTGGCGACGCCCGGCAACCGCCCCGATGAAATCTTCCGGGTGATCGGAGAGCTGGCGCCGTATTTCGAGCAGATGGTGCTGTTGGGTTACCCGCCGTTCGTGAAAGACGTGATCGATAGCGGCGCGGCCGCGGGGATTCTCTGGGATCGCCATGCAGTGAAGCTGGTGTTCGCCGGCGAGGTGTTCAGCGAGGAATGGCGTTCGCTGGTCTGCGCCCGGATCGGGTCCGAATCCCCCTGTTACGACACCGCCTCGCTTTACGGCACGGCCGACGGCGGCGTCCTGGGCAACGAAACGCCCTTGAGCATCGCCATCCGCCGTTTTTTCGCCGCCCATCCCCAGGCGGCCCGCGAACTGTTCGGCGAATCCAGGTTGCCGACGCTGGTGCAGTACGATCCCTTGAGCCGTTATTTCGAACTGCACGACGGTACGCTGGTGGTGACCGGCGACAACGGCGTGCCCCTGATCCGCTATC
This genomic window contains:
- a CDS encoding phenylacetate--CoA ligase family protein, which encodes MTSPLFADQPTRFLDRSLEDLLAERLACDPGAAALSLFQRAAAEVPAYRTFLAAHGIRPDSVRTLVDFVHLPLTDKPSYMQAYPLPERCWGGRLAACDRIAVSSGSTGKPTFWPRALHHELDIALRFEQVFRDAFQAHARSTLAVVCFALGNWVGGIYTTSCLWHLARKGYPITVATPGNRPDEIFRVIGELAPYFEQMVLLGYPPFVKDVIDSGAAAGILWDRHAVKLVFAGEVFSEEWRSLVCARIGSESPCYDTASLYGTADGGVLGNETPLSIAIRRFFAAHPQAARELFGESRLPTLVQYDPLSRYFELHDGTLVVTGDNGVPLIRYHIADRGGLVGYAEMRDFLRDWDAHDLAEYGFDPAWGERPLPFLYLFGRADFTVSYYGANIYPENVTVGLEQPGIVNWVSGKFVLEAPEGAGGDRELRLTVELLPGVEADEAKAAKIADSVRTELLRLNSEFAHYTPHARQTPLVVLRPFGDPEYFPAGVKHRYTRR